The Vitis riparia cultivar Riparia Gloire de Montpellier isolate 1030 chromosome 3, EGFV_Vit.rip_1.0, whole genome shotgun sequence genome segment GGGCTGCCTCTATTATCTACCCATTGCCCATAGAGCTCTTGGATGAAAAACTTGACTTCTGAGTCCCGGACATGCTTGAGCATCTCGTGCTGGCGGTTGGAGAGGAGCTCAACCATGGCTAGCCTCCGCACATCACGCCAGTATGGACCGTGACGTTCAAACGCAAACATGGCATGGTCATAGCCCATGAGCTTTACTGCTAAGGATCTTGGTCGATTGGCGAGTGCCTTGTCCTTGGCAGTGTAACATTCTTTTGCTACTTCCGAGCTACTAACCACCAGAGCTGTTCGAAGGCCAAGACGAATGGAGAAGATTGGTCCATACTCATCAGCCATGACTCCAAATGTCCTATGTAGTGGCTTGTCTGCTCCTAGAAGATGAAGGTGACCCATTACAGGCCATGCCCCGGAGGGCTCTGGTGGGCTTCTGCCTTTGTTCTTGTTGCTTTTGGCATTAACCAACCACAGACAGGTAATTGCAAAAAGAATGCCGAAAACTGTGGCATCTTGAAGCTGAAGAGAGAATCCCATTAGAAGATGGAGATACAAAAATCTAGTTCTCCTCCGTTTCCTTTCTTGTCCATGAAGGATTACCATCCtcctcctttcctttttttagttCATTTCATTTTGTCGTTGACGTTGTTGACAAGCGTGGTCCCGGGTTGACAGCTTTTTCCGCAAGTGCCATGGCCCATGGGTTGGTGATTTTCCTTTGGGAGGCCACGTCTCCCATTTTGCCCGATCTCGAGGTAGATTCCCACTGggggaacttttttttttttttatttaagtggtggtggtggtggttgaggaTAAGGatgaaattattaatatttatactattattttatttaacggATATgggatatattgaaaatatatctatattttgataaaaaatattaattgacttaaaattaatcagaacttataaatatataaaaaataaaattttaaaaataaaattaaaaatataatagatattttaaaattgttttgttcaaaaaattaatacatatataatataatttatcacatttgataataatatcgtatgcatagactaaaaaatatgtattttataagtgtatatttattattaaattatattaaatattatttgacataatattgtgatatttgattattaaaatatatatttaatattaaaattaaatttataatccatttaattcaattgtgtcaaatgatataaaatagataatgatatatgtatgatttttaatatttaattaatatattaatgatattaaaaacactatgaaaaaaattatcacgataaattttatatttttagtaattaattaaatgattttttatttaattataaaataataataattaatttgttatttaaaacattcttttaatattatgtttatataatgagttttagtatatatatttttagtgtcACATATAATAAGGGGCAAACTTGTCTTAGCGATTGGTGAACATTTTGGTTAGGGTTCGATTCCCTCGACAACAGTAgaagatttgaaattttttgaagtttaaCCCATCAAAATATTGGcgaaaattcaataaattgctgataaattgtgaaaaattggtgaaattttcaataaatcgCCAAAATATTGAGGTGCTgatatttcttttctatatatCATGTCGAGATCCACCGATACACGATATTTCAACGATATGTTGACGAAgtattacaatattttaatcACTGATTGAGGTCAGATTTTGAGGTAGGCCAGTCTCTTGATGGTCCCATTTTTAGCCGCTCAAGAGAAAATGAGTCAGTGGAAAGTTCAGTTCAGGTGCTTTCAGCCCAagttgtgcctcctctttaccTACCACACAATACAACTTACAAGCTCATCTCCAATATGATTTGATCAATGTTTTAGTGTTTCAAGTTCTCTTTACTTATTTATCTCTGAAAGTCTAATATAAGTATGCCAGACCTACGAGGAATCCTTAGGGAGCCGGTCTACTCACTTGGtcacttatatttttcttgatagGTATCTTCATGTTGTTATTTCTGGTACTAACACAGGTTCAGTGGACTAAAAGTACCAGTTCCAGGCATAAAAAGGAACCATATATAGGCAAAGAGCCCAAACATGCAATTCCTGGCATAAAAAGGAACCATATGTAAGCAAAGAGCCCAAACATGCAATTCCTGGCATAAAAAGGAACCATATGTAAGCAAAGAGCCCCAACATGCACGCACAATCGCCTGATGAAGGAAGATATTAATTAGAGCATTCTCTCATGCACACCTCACTCTGCATGGAGGACGATGACTAGTAATCTCGTGCACAGCCACACGACAAACCAGCAATGCAAACTTGATTCGGTATCACTTCTCGCTAAATAAAAGGTCGGAGAGTTTGTCACAACATCAACAAATTTAGctcctctttttcttctctatgtTTTTGTTTAACTAATTGATTTTCTGAGGTCTGCAAACCAAGAACTGTTCTACCTTCCTGATTAGCTCTAGAGTTGATGGGGGAGAAAATGTCAATTTCTATGAAGATTAAAGTGTAATCAAACaacaaacaagaagaaaaagaagaagatgcaCTTTACGAGTATCAGATATGACTGCaatgtaaaaatatataattccaatttgaagaagaaaaaaaatttcagatCATCAAAGCTTAttgtttaaatttcaaaaaaaaaaaaaaaaaaacatcctaAACAACTGCTGTTGGATCATCAAGTGCATCAAACCCATCCAATCCCCGCCTTGCTTCTTGTTCTATCTCTTTCACCACTCCATCAAACCAGCGCCTGGATGTCGGTAGAATTGAAAGTGTCAAACAAAATCCTTGCAGCCTgtttggaagaagaagatggaatCATAAAGCTTTTGCCACTAAGGGCTAGAAAGTTATtatcaaatgaataaaaagaataagagatTGAGCGAGTATACTTATTAATGCAGATTGTGAAAGCATGATTCACTTTAAAATGAGGAAGAGGACATAACTCAGAAAAAAAGCAGAACACAACTATTAATTTACTTTACCTTCTACTAATACCCTCTAACTGAGCTCTCCTAATCTCATCTTCTGGTGGGAAGCCGCCATTTTGccaagcttccattctttctcTATCACCATGGTACAGAGAAAATTTGTAGAGGTATAATTCTTCAGTCTCCACTAGATTTAGGCTCTTGAGCTGCTCTTTCATGATGCTCATGGGCTCAAACATCCAGTCAAAAACCCTTCCCTCAGGTCTGTTCAAACTTGTTAATTCAACATTGTCACCTGATAGAGTAGGCAATGGCAATGAGAAATTGATAAACTTTCTATCTCAACCCAACTCAAaagaaatattctataaataaaatttaagacaaACTGAAGGTTTTCAATCTTATGACAGATCCTAACAAGCTTTGTCATACATTCTCTGTGAACTTGATCGATAAGGTTCACCAGATATGTTCATGAAAGCATGCATTCACCATTCTTGATGAGGCATATAACAGACTTATATGTTCTCTGaaacaaaatgttaaaaaaatgaggTAATAGGCAGTTATCCATACGCATGAGAAATCCAGGGGAACCACTCTTGATAGAGTGAAGGAAGCATTCCAGAAACGAATAAGCAGGAATTCCAATATTAATTATCTTGTTCTTTGAATTTCGCCATGTCTCCAGATCTGGCATCCCAACAGCTCCAGCTCTGAGAAGCTCTTTCCCGGTGTGCTCACATGCTTTGAAGTAGTTATCCCATATCTGATCAATGCATTGATTCAAGTGGTTAGCAACTATCCATACATACATGTGATATAAGGTGCTAAAGTTCCTGGAGTTTCTTGGTGTTCAGACACCATGATCTGCATAAAAAAGGCCATCCTCACTCCAAACCGAAAACAAAACACAACCCAGTTACAAAATCAATGTGCACTTACATTCCACAGTCAGATACATACTGAATGATGTCAAACATAACCTTCTAATTGAGGGGGGAAatggcacaaaaaaaaaaaaaactatagtaATTGCAGAAATGGAAGACACTATAGCAGTATTCCCACAATCAGGACATACATGCACAAGCTATTACATAATAGAATCATAAGGCACATGTTCTTACCATCACAGCACTAAGTGCCCTCTTTTTCTCAGAAGTTGTCCTTACAAGAGGTTCATTGGCATGGAGCTGTTCATTCAGCCCATTTACAGACACCAGTGTTGGACTATAAGTCAGCTGCTTGCGATATCTTGGTCTGGCTGCCCACATGAACAGAGGTTATCTTATGGTACAAAGAGATAcaaattttacaataaaatagtGTATGTTTAACTGATAACAAGTCACACAACAGCAAAATCGaagttgaaacaaaaaaattcatgtATATTTACAGTATAATCCATGAGGAATTGACTTGTGATGCAAAACTTGAATACCTGGGAAAGCAGGATCCTTCTCGTAGGTAAAGGAAGTCATTGGTGGACTCATCAAACAATGACATAGATGCAACTATATATAGCAACCCCCTCTTTATAGAGCTTTCCTAAAGCAATTCCATGGCAAAATCATAAGCATAATAACCATCAACACATAAGGAAACCAGGCAGGAGCATAAGAGAAGAAAGATCAAATAATCAGTATTGGAAGCACTAGATAATTGAAATAGTACCTGATATGCAATAACAGCAGCATAACAGCCAAAGAAGAAACTCGAAATAACTCCAGCCAAAGCAGCTAAAACAACCACAATTGGCCACAACAAAATCAAAAGCCCTGCAAAGGGGACACAGATGGTTTCAAAGAAAGGCCCCTCCCTTCCAATAAGATCATGCAGTAACTGATTCCACCCTTTGAACAGCAAGATGGGGGATTTATAGAGGACTATCAGAGTTATAAAAGGCACGTCAACCAGAACTCCGAGAATTGCACATAAAATGCAACCTGGTATCTCGAAAACCCTGCATGAAGATTACTGAAGATCAGTTGCTACTCATATCCCAAATTCTCCCATAACATTgacaaattgagaaaaaaataataaattgcatAGATTTATACTTTAGTTCTATGGGCTTCTCCCCTTTTGATTCAAGCAATCCATCCATCACTGAGAAGTaggaatggaaagaaaaatcagCAAAATCACGGACAATTGTGCAGGCACCCCAAACATTGCTCCAAGTACCATCCTATAGAagtaattctaaaattattaaatccaCTCAATAACAATCAATCAAACTACAAAATTGAATGCCCAAGGAGATCAGTGGAAAAGTTACCGTGAAGCATCTGATCAATTTTGTTCGTAAAGAAACACCTTCCATGCTAACAGCCTTGAATGTATCCATCACAGGGCAAATGAAACCATAACCAATTCCCATAATCACACTACCAACCACCCCAACAACTGTCCACAATGCTATTGGAATTGGGACCATAAGAATCAATAGGCACTTCAAATATGGATCAAATTTCTTTGTCCTGTTCTTCATAAGTTACATTGAGTCAGTGAATTAAttgaatataaacaaataaatgttgAAACGGAAGGTTTCCTTCTGTATTCACATGTTTGGTAGctgggaaaaaaaacaaaaagaggaaaattttgaatcttaatCATACGGCATGTTGTCTTCCAGAAAGGAAAAGAGTTACACCAAACAACCCCTTCTATCGGACACAGATGAGAAGAGGGTTTACTTaggattcaaattttttttgctCTTCTTTCCCGTTCTGAGAAACCAAACAGCGCAATCTTCCTAGTTCCTTTCAGCTCGAATAATACAGAGTAAAGAAACAAACATCACTATACAGTAAACAGTCCAAACAAGATGACAAGGCCATAGCCCTACCACAACACCTATGTCCCCAAAAGCTATTACCAGAAACACAAAGGGACTGAAAATACCACCTGCATATCATGAATCCATATATTGATTAGTGGAGAtagagagagacagagacagagacagagacagagagacagagacagagagagagagagacagagagaggaCCTTTGATGATGCCAAGAGCAAAGAGAAGAACAAAGACAgggaggaagaagatgaagtaaCAGAGATATGTGAGAAACCCCTTTGAATCCACCATTTGTGCTTCTGATTCTGAGCTCACTGCAACATGAATTTGGCTCAACCcgcataaaaaaaatatcgacCTAGAGCAGAAATGAGAAAACTAGCAAAAATCAACACAAATAAAAACACATTCGTGTACCAGGTACCATGAAATCCTAGAATGAATCAAACAGTTGCTTGAGTTCAAAGAGCATGGAGAATCTTTGACAAAACAGAAAAATGGTGGAGCATCAGCATCCAAGTATACAGAACCAATGCAAGAACATGACAAATATTTAcgctcacacacacacacaaggaaaaggaaaatcatcATAAACCCATTTCCAACCTTTCTTTTATGTATCATATTCATGGGAAATCGAACCACGTGAAGGATAATGCTTTTTTACAGTTGATATTCACGAGTTTCCCTGCATTCCTCCCCCATTTCCTGCAAATCGTTGTCAAACAGCATCATCCTTTTCAGAGAGTTTCTGTAGTGATGTCATTATTCCTAAactcacttttttccaaaaatttctgATAATTTAATCTATCACCATGTTACGCATTTATTACTAAACCCATTAATCTCATGTGCATTTGTTGATCAAATGACACTGGGTATATCATAAAAGTTCCTTTCTCTCTTACTAAAACTGATGAAACCCCTCTACCCTACATTTGAAATACCATTAAGACAAGGATATTAATTTAATGTTATATATCCAACTTTCAATCTGAATAAAGATACAAATAATTTGTAAAGTTTTGATCAAATGATGACCACTGTATTATTAAAGGgtagctttttgtttttttttgttttttgttgtttctatattccttctctcttttttcaaaaacttttttgatCACACAgataagaaatcaaatccacCTCAAACTTCACCACACTAATGATAAAGAGAAGATAAAACCAACCTTGATGCCAGATAAATATATGCATATGTAATagactcttataaaaaaaatgttattgaaGCCAATTTTACAAAAACATACAACacaattatacatatttttcatataattttttttttttctgttttcaagaataaaccCATCATGAACTTATTACTTTCATTCAATAAGAAATCAAGATTTGGAAGTCATGATAATAAGTGAATGCTTTGCAGCACATTCATGGGTGTAGAATATGCCTTGGAGAGTATTGCGTTGGGTTTGTGCTGTGGAGGATCCATTAGAAAAGGCGGAGCACACCTGGCCAAATTCTAGTTCATTTAATCATAATATTCCATGGAAAGCGCTTTCATGCTTGTTCTTAGCATGATTCTGTTTTGTTTTCCCTGCAATGCCTGCACAATTACCACATCCATGTGGGCTGCTGTAGAATCTTTTTCCAAGGCCAATATGAACATCTTTTACCTCCGTATGGAACATCAGAACAGTgtcatcaaaattcaaaaattccaagattccaaaattccaaaattccaaaatccccataatcatattttaaatttgggatTAAGATTTTTGTAGAAATTATTGTGTGGACAGGTTTGTCTgcaatggaaataaatttcccaagaaaaacaaattttattcttttgttcGTAATTAATTTAATCTCACCAAATATTATCCTTCCAAATTGTGGACAAGATGTCTCAACCCTCCATGGGATATGTGTGTAGTATTCTTATCTCTCAACCAGACCAAAAAATGTAATACCAATCAAGCATCTTACTATAAAATTGTTGAAAAGGCGAGTTTCTGTTTTGATAGCCAAAAACAATTCAGTCTCTGCATTGAACAGAGGGAAAGAAACAGAGGTTGTTGAATAACAAACAATAGATACTAACTAATTTTATTCTGATTCTCATTCAGCCTCCTCCACAGATGCTTCAATTCGAAGAAGAACAAACCCCACTGCAACTCCAACAGAACTAGGCCGTTCATGATTGCCGCAATCCTGAATATCTCTCCAACAGCATTGCAGGTAGAAGACAGagctcctcctcctcttccttTGCCTTGTGATGGGGACTTCAGTGAGCTCACAATCTTTGCAAAGGACTGCTCAGTACAAACAGGAAGGCCTAAAGAGGCCACACTGTTGTAAGCTTTCAGTCCATCAAAGGAGTTCAGTCCCCCTATGAAGTGTACATTGGTTTTTCTCCTCTGGGAGGTGCGGCCAAAGCCCGCAATGGCAGCAGCAGAAAATGTGGAGGGGGAAAGTGTGGCAGAAGCTGTTGCCATTGCTATCTTCCCCACAATCTGGTGTGTATTTAAGGGAAAATTTTGTTAGCCTTGTGCttgtttggatgctgagaaaagaTAGGAAAAGATAGAAAAACTTCTTATAGTTTCATGGCAATCAGGGAGAATATGCtaatgagaaaagaagaaatgatTACCTGATGTGATGAGGTTGAAGAGCTTTGTTCAAATATCGAAGTACAGAGATGATGAGGGAAGCAAATGACACTTTGTAAGAAGTGAGATGGGAGAAGTTGGATAAGGTGATAGCAAGATGGTTGGCTGACAAGCTGATGAGATGAGCTTATTTCTAGAGAAAGATTGTCCCACTTTAAATATTGGCCAGGAAAAAGTGAGACCCATGTCATGCTAGTGGGAGAGAGCCTGTATTAAAGTGCTTTTGTTCGTTTGTGAAAATTCATAACAATCACTTGCTCAAACCACCAGTTTAAgctttgaaaaccaaacaatgATGCAATCAAGCCAGTTagtttttgacttttcaaatgACACTGTTTTTCCTTCAAGCCCTAACTCTAAATTTATGTGATAAGAGTCACTTGAGGAGAGTCAAAACAAATCAAGCAAACAGAGGTACATATATAGAGAATGGGTGTGTTTGGGTTTAGCCAAGGGCTCCTGCGGACAATTGAAACTCCCACCAGAGGGCTGAGAGTATTGCATCCTTGCTTGATTGAACTCTCACATCTTGAGAAATAGTTCAGGAAAAAAATAGCTAAAGAGAAAAGAATATGGGGTCAAAAACACAATATTCAAAATCATGGATCAGGGCCATTCACTTCCATGGGATCCATGGCATTTCTGAGTTTGGGCAGCTAAAACTACACAAACCCAGTTGAGTAGAGGAAAAACAAATTGCATAATCCTCTAGTAGTGAACAGACGCAGGGACTTTACTGCCATGCTGCACCAAGTCATGGACCAAACTCTCCCTTGGAAGCCTGCAGAGTTTGGAAGACTGTACAGGTAATAGAAGAGAAGATTGTAAATTATACATAGGGTTTGATAGATAGTTACATACCATATCCAGAAATTCATAATCTCATAGGAATCCCATAACATAAATGTTAACAACCACAATAAATATCGATAGTTAACTATCTGGAAGTCTTGGAAGAAACTATTGGCAAACGTAAGTTGGCTTCACTCGGCTCAGCCATCTCTTCACCACTTTCAGCTCGGCATTTGCATTTGCATTTGCCCGCCCTCCGGCTAGGCTGTGCCCGAAGAATGTGAATAACAAGGAGATACCCCTCGTGGCCACTTTCCTGTACAAATTCACAAATGCAGGTGTCATTTTCACCCACATTGTTCCACTGGCAGAATGGTTTCCACCCAATCCATGTCCGACCATCCTTCCAGACAGCAACCTTTCCAATCCACAATCTCCCAAGAGGGTCACGAAGGGTCATCTTTGGAGGTAATTTAATATTATGGTCTCTTAGCACATCTAATGGAACATACTGCAGTAGTGGACAAAGAAAGCTTCCATAAGCAACAAGCAAAATGAGAAGAACTAGTAACTACAGTTTCTGGCACTGCTCTACTAAGTTCGACATCAAGTTTAAACTGAGGAagtgaagaaaaagaagcaagCTGTGGTTTGGTGATGCCTGGAAGACTTCTTAAAAGAAGCAACATGTATGTACGAGACACATTACTAAACATGGTCATCATTTAGCAAGCGAATTAAGAAATAAAcaggaaaaaaagaattttttttttcatggatgacaGCAAAAAAAGCAAGATATAtagcaccaaaaaaaaaaatacatttgttaTAACTAAGAAGCTAGCAAGTAGTGCTATTGCAACATTACTAGTATTATTTGGTTGGCTCTCATCTGGCTTGAATGAAGAATTGTTATTTGATCTATTGATGGTACATTTTATGGGAGAAGAGTGGTACAAAGATGATGAAATAACCAAGTTTGGGGGAATAGTGGAACAGCTTGTATCAGATATTGAGTTGGGGAAACCCGGCAATAATCTTAGGGAGAATCATGCAATTATAAAGCTTGAGACATTCTCTTTTTATGGGAAGAAAGAGAAACTACATTATAGGAATAGAAATAGGCCAAAAGGGATGAACTATCTTGCAAACAGAATGTGGaaatagaaagaaattaaaaggcCAAACTTTTTACAAGCAATGGAACATCAAAAGATGGCTACCACAATGCCCAATGAAACCCAATCTcaacctagaaaaaaaaattatccaaggGGAAATGAAATCCCTAACTGACGCCTATGACAAGTAGGCCCCTTGTGTTTGGTTAAGCAATCCAGTATATAGTTTGCTCATCTAAGCTTCCAAGTAAACCAGCACTCCAAACCTCTTGAGGGGTCAATAGAAGATCTAATGTTaacatatgcatatatataataaatggtATCATACCCTAAAGAGATTCATACCAAACTCTCTTTAAGAGACAAAAGTATGAGGTCCATAAATAACTGAAATCTAATGGTTGTTGCAACTTGCAACTTTTTGGGCAAAATCTAACAAGCACCAAGAAGCATCCTACCACCACTTCACAAGCCCACCCCGAGTACTCAGTGATTAGAAGGATAGGCACAGCATCAAGGTGGGAACGAGTCCATATAGGATCCCCTGAACCCTACTCTTAACTTGGCACATTAGCAATAAGGTGTTATGCCTAAAGGGCACCTTTGATAGCAGATATGCTGAGGGATGCATCAAATGAAACTACCAGAAGTACTTTCTAAGGGGAAAAAATGTTGTGCCCTGAACACATGATATACATATATGAATTGAGCATATCGAGTATTTTATGATCTGGAATACATGGACCCACTGCAGAATGATGCATAGAAAATGTGGCACATCAATCTACCAACCGATTCAAAGTCAAGCATCATctgaaatttgaataaattgtgttaactttatttttatactagGACTAGTTAGAGAAGATTTGTTTTAGTTTCCTTTGTGTCAATTTTCCATAAAACCTTCTTATGGCCTCACACAAAGAAAAAAGCTCAaccataaatttcatttatttctgtAATAATTTCtagtttctttattttattcattaggAACTCTTCATAACcaatatctatatttttcttcaaacctGTAGGACCTTGGGATGGAGGGATAGGAGTTTAAGATGTGAAAATAGTTTGGATTCACATATGAATCTATCTAAGAGAATAACTTAATTAATCTTTCCTGTACACCTTGACAATGCATATGACAATGATACACCTACAGCCTACAGGAACCTCTAGTTGATATGGGTTCTGACTCTACATCCTACCTCTCCTGAAGACAACctgttttccttcatttcaaacTTAAAGAGTACAAAAGCTTACTATTATTCCCCTAATTCCCAATTACAGACCACAATCATTCCTTCACCACTCATCTTCCCCTTGGTCCTTTATAATCAATCCCATATTTCCCTGTTTTCTATGATCTCTTACTAAAGCTATGGAGCCATCCTATCAAATCTCTTTCCATCCCTCTCCTTAACATTTTTGTTGCTAAAGTCTTCTGGCTACCAATCTAATTCCTTCTAACCGCCCATTTCTAGCTCCAAAGGTGTTCAAAATTTATGATTGTCGTCAATAAAAGAGTGTTGGCATAACAATGATTTCAATTATTGAACATTGCTTTCTTTCACATCCACTTTTCCTGTGGAAACTTATAGCACATTCTAATTTCCTATACAAGGAAGTTAACCTGGACAAAAATGCAATAGGTGAAATATTTAGCCAATGAAATTCATCCTAGAAAGCCATCAGATCTCATTGAGGATTACTTATCTAAGATATTCAAGAAAAATACTAGATTTGACACTAGacaaaaacaaattaacaagtaaacaaagaaatatttaaGGTCTAGCCATGACACTACATAAAGTTATAAAAGATATAACACAACCATAAAAGATGTTCACGGAGGAGAGATTATAAATAGGTGATGCAAGCCTTACCAATTTGCTCCTCCTCGCTGGTCTTACTTTAGTTTCGAAATAAGGATTTTGGGGATTAACAATACTTTCTATTTCAAAAGCAATGTTTTCCTCAACCTGGACAGCAGAAGCTTCCTTATACTTTCTCTTGGTGCAGTTGCTTTCTTCGGATGCAACTCTGCTCTTTTTAATGGCAGTTTGTTTGTACCCAACTACATAAGGAAACCTGTAGGTTAAATATTGACTAATACAAGAGCACATGCGATATATATGTATTTGGAACActcttttaagaaaagaaaagaattacaAAACTTCACTATAGTTTTTTCTACCAATTGGTGATTGACCCCTTCCAGAATATTTGCGCTTGTATACAACCCCTTTCTTTTTAGAGGATTTTGGTTgtggttcttcttcttcttcactcaTTTTCCCCCCTTCCTCCTCTTTATCTGATGACTCATCTTCTGTGGAATCCCTCTCCTCTTCTGCCGAATCCTCCTCTTCTTCATTGCTCTTTTCTTCCTCCACATCTTTTTCCTCATTTACACAAAAACACCTTTTGTAGATGCCCACATTGATCTCCTCAGAGCCTTTCTTCTCACACCCAGTATTtcgaaataattaaaataaatatataaccACCATCATATCGGAAAACAAGAAATCTTCCATTTCTACAAAATTATCTGTAACAAATTTCTGCCAACCCTTCTGAAAGTAACATCCTTTCCTATTTTGCTTAACTCCACTTGCCAAACTCTCCCAACAGGATCTCTGAGGATGGCCTTGTGAGGCACAAATCCATTAAAATGCTCTCTGAAAGCAGTTGGGATAAGCTACACAGTAAAAAGTTCGCATGTCAATAACAAATAGTAAATCACTGTAACAGTTACTGGAAAAACTGATCATGTTTATCAATATTCTATGGAACAtgcttattt includes the following:
- the LOC117911164 gene encoding uncharacterized membrane protein At3g27390-like isoform X3, whose protein sequence is MMIFLFLVCVCERKYLSCSCIGSVYLDADAPPFFCFVKDSPCSLNSSNCLIHSRISCELRIRSTNGGFKGVSHISLLLHLLPPCLCSSLCSWHHQRTKKFDPYLKCLLILMVPIPIALWTVVGVVGSVIMGIGYGFICPVMDTFKAVSMEGVSLRTKLIRCFTDGTWSNVWGACTIVRDFADFSFHSYFSVMDGLLESKGEKPIELKVFEIPGLLILLWPIVVVLAALAGVISSFFFGCYAAVIAYQESSIKRGLLYIVASMSLFDESTNDFLYLREGSCFPRPRYRKQLTYSPTLVSVNGLNEQLHANEPLVRTTSEKKRALSAVMIWDNYFKACEHTGKELLRAGAVGMPDLETWRNSKNKIINIGIPAYSFLECFLHSIKSGSPGFLMRDNVELTSLNRPEGRVFDWMFEPMSIMKEQLKSLNLVETEELYLYKFSLYHGDRERMEAWQNGGFPPEDEIRRAQLEGISRRLQGFCLTLSILPTSRRWFDGVVKEIEQEARRGLDGFDALDDPTAVV
- the LOC117911164 gene encoding uncharacterized membrane protein At3g27390-like isoform X2, with product MNMIHKRKVDIFFMRVEPNSCCSELRIRSTNGGFKGVSHISLLLHLLPPCLCSSLCSWHHQRTKKFDPYLKCLLILMVPIPIALWTVVGVVGSVIMGIGYGFICPVMDTFKAVSMEGVSLRTKLIRCFTDGTWSNVWGACTIVRDFADFSFHSYFSVMDGLLESKGEKPIELKVFEIPGCILCAILGVLVDVPFITLIVLYKSPILLFKGWNQLLHDLIGREGPFFETICVPFAGLLILLWPIVVVLAALAGVISSFFFGCYAAVIAYQESSIKRGLLYIVASMSLFDESTNDFLYLREGSCFPRPRYRKQLTYSPTLVSVNGLNEQLHANEPLVRTTSEKKRALSAVMIWDNYFKACEHTGKELLRAGAVGMPDLETWRNSKNKIINIGIPAYSFLECFLHSIKSGSPGFLMRDNVELTSLNRPEGRVFDWMFEPMSIMKEQLKSLNLVETEELYLYKFSLYHGDRERMEAWQNGGFPPEDEIRRAQLEGISRRLQGFCLTLSILPTSRRWFDGVVKEIEQEARRGLDGFDALDDPTAVV
- the LOC117911164 gene encoding uncharacterized membrane protein At3g27390-like isoform X5 encodes the protein MLHVMDGLLESKGEKPIELKVFEIPGCILCAILGVLVDVPFITLIVLYKSPILLFKGWNQLLHDLIGREGPFFETICVPFAGLLILLWPIVVVLAALAGVISSFFFGCYAAVIAYQESSIKRGLLYIVASMSLFDESTNDFLYLREGSCFPRPRYRKQLTYSPTLVSVNGLNEQLHANEPLVRTTSEKKRALSAVMIWDNYFKACEHTGKELLRAGAVGMPDLETWRNSKNKIINIGIPAYSFLECFLHSIKSGSPGFLMRDNVELTSLNRPEGRVFDWMFEPMSIMKEQLKSLNLVETEELYLYKFSLYHGDRERMEAWQNGGFPPEDEIRRAQLEGISRRLQGFCLTLSILPTSRRWFDGVVKEIEQEARRGLDGFDALDDPTAVV
- the LOC117911164 gene encoding uncharacterized membrane protein At3g27390-like isoform X4, with the protein product MKNRTKKFDPYLKCLLILMVPIPIALWTVVGVVGSVIMGIGYGFICPVMDTFKAVSMEGVSLRTKLIRCFTDGTWSNVWGACTIVRDFADFSFHSYFSVMDGLLESKGEKPIELKVFEIPGCILCAILGVLVDVPFITLIVLYKSPILLFKGWNQLLHDLIGREGPFFETICVPFAGLLILLWPIVVVLAALAGVISSFFFGCYAAVIAYQESSIKRGLLYIVASMSLFDESTNDFLYLREGSCFPRPRYRKQLTYSPTLVSVNGLNEQLHANEPLVRTTSEKKRALSAVMIWDNYFKACEHTGKELLRAGAVGMPDLETWRNSKNKIINIGIPAYSFLECFLHSIKSGSPGFLMRDNVELTSLNRPEGRVFDWMFEPMSIMKEQLKSLNLVETEELYLYKFSLYHGDRERMEAWQNGGFPPEDEIRRAQLEGISRRLQGFCLTLSILPTSRRWFDGVVKEIEQEARRGLDGFDALDDPTAVV